From a region of the Paenibacillus sp. FSL R10-2734 genome:
- a CDS encoding AzlD domain-containing protein: MEVRWDVFLIILGAALVTFIPRVVPLMILSRFELPEWGMRWLNYVPISVMAALIGQEILLNDGKFSSIANNVELFAAIPTFWIAVKTRSLLGTVLVGVISLMILRMFF; encoded by the coding sequence ATGGAAGTGAGATGGGATGTATTTTTGATTATTCTAGGGGCAGCATTGGTAACCTTCATTCCAAGAGTGGTTCCACTAATGATTCTAAGCCGATTTGAATTGCCTGAATGGGGAATGCGCTGGTTAAATTATGTTCCTATCTCTGTTATGGCGGCATTAATAGGCCAGGAGATTCTTTTAAATGATGGAAAATTCTCGTCTATAGCTAATAACGTTGAGCTTTTTGCGGCAATCCCTACTTTTTGGATCGCGGTAAAGACCCGGAGTTTGCTAGGTACTGTGCTGGTGGGTGTTATTTCCCTTATGATCCTGCGGATGTTTTTTTGA
- the prmA gene encoding 50S ribosomal protein L11 methyltransferase yields MLWHEVTIHTTEEAQEMISNFLYEAGAGGVSIEESGTLNKERDTRYGELYDEPLNDIPEGEAVIKGYYADSTDMDAVIEELTPRVAELREFGIDPGKALISWKTVDEDEWAHAWKQYFKPLRVSKRLTIKPTWEEYTPESPDEAIIELDPGMAFGTGTHPTTALCLRALEKNISGGEEVIDVGTGSGILAVGAMLLGAKSVLALDLDPVAVESARENVALNKLEQYITVKESDLLSLLGGEGVADTAAGEMWPSARPGHSLEGAVPAEQDSEGNLGVTLPVQIVVANILAEIIVLFTDDVYRALQPGGLYITSGIYKDKEGLVANALKESGFEIIEITREEDWVAFTAGKR; encoded by the coding sequence ATGTTATGGCATGAAGTGACGATACATACAACAGAAGAAGCACAGGAAATGATTTCGAATTTTCTCTATGAAGCAGGTGCTGGTGGCGTTTCTATCGAGGAATCCGGAACACTGAACAAAGAACGGGATACACGTTACGGTGAATTATACGACGAACCTTTGAATGATATCCCAGAAGGGGAAGCGGTCATAAAAGGATATTATGCCGATTCCACGGATATGGATGCTGTTATAGAAGAACTGACACCACGGGTAGCAGAATTGCGCGAGTTCGGCATTGATCCCGGCAAAGCACTGATTTCGTGGAAGACTGTGGATGAAGACGAATGGGCTCATGCTTGGAAGCAATATTTCAAACCGCTCCGAGTATCGAAGCGCCTAACGATTAAACCAACCTGGGAGGAATATACGCCTGAGAGTCCAGATGAAGCTATCATTGAGCTCGACCCTGGCATGGCATTTGGTACAGGGACTCACCCTACAACAGCTCTGTGCCTGCGTGCACTTGAAAAGAACATCAGCGGCGGTGAAGAGGTTATCGATGTCGGCACAGGTTCTGGAATTCTGGCTGTAGGCGCGATGCTGCTCGGTGCAAAATCCGTATTAGCATTAGACTTAGATCCGGTGGCTGTGGAAAGTGCGCGAGAGAATGTAGCGCTTAACAAACTTGAACAGTACATTACGGTAAAAGAAAGCGATCTTCTCTCCTTGCTAGGTGGTGAAGGGGTGGCTGACACGGCGGCTGGAGAAATGTGGCCATCTGCTAGACCAGGTCATTCTCTAGAGGGAGCTGTTCCTGCTGAGCAAGACTCTGAAGGTAACCTTGGCGTTACACTGCCTGTACAAATTGTAGTTGCGAATATTTTAGCGGAAATCATCGTATTGTTTACGGATGATGTATACCGTGCGCTTCAGCCTGGGGGCCTCTATATTACCTCCGGTATATATAAAGATAAAGAAGGACTTGTGGCGAACGCGCTCAAAGAGTCTGGCTTTGAAATTATTGAAATAACCCGTGAAGAAGATTGGGTGGCATTTACAGCCGGAAAGAGGTAA
- a CDS encoding DNA-3-methyladenine glycosylase I — translation MEVTRCAWVNEDPLYIAYHDEEWGKPLYDDRKLFELLMLEGMQAGLSWYTVLKKRAHYREVFDGFDPAKIVHYDEAKIAELMSDPGIIRNRLKIDSIIRNASVYLQICEDHGSFSDYLWSFAQGTPTINHWETRAEVPASTPQSDELSKALKKKGMKFVGSTICYAFMQASGMVDDHSLNCFCRSKEEAADR, via the coding sequence ATGGAAGTCACACGCTGTGCTTGGGTCAACGAGGATCCTTTATATATCGCCTACCATGATGAAGAATGGGGCAAGCCTCTATACGATGACCGAAAGCTGTTTGAATTACTTATGCTCGAAGGTATGCAGGCAGGGTTAAGCTGGTATACAGTCCTAAAAAAGCGAGCGCATTACAGAGAAGTATTTGACGGATTTGATCCGGCAAAGATTGTCCATTATGATGAAGCCAAAATTGCTGAGCTGATGAGTGATCCAGGTATTATTAGAAACCGCTTGAAAATAGATTCAATCATTCGGAATGCTAGTGTATATTTGCAAATTTGCGAGGATCATGGCAGCTTTTCGGATTATCTTTGGAGCTTTGCCCAGGGGACGCCTACGATTAACCATTGGGAGACTCGCGCAGAGGTACCTGCTTCAACACCTCAGTCTGATGAGTTAAGTAAGGCATTAAAGAAGAAAGGAATGAAGTTTGTCGGCTCTACGATTTGTTATGCTTTTATGCAGGCATCGGGGATGGTGGATGATCATTCGCTTAATTGCTTTTGCAGAAGTAAAGAGGAAGCCGCAGATCGTTGA
- a CDS encoding Ig-like domain-containing protein: MTKMLLIMILLATAVFPVSVFAATGDINSIEFESSAKVQLTVGQTPKQLKVYANVEGSSSKRDVTGAVVWNSSNTNAVKVVNGLLTPIDSGKAIITATYNHALATVEVEVTHPIKELKLEYSSEGNYKLGDEEDKLLVKANAIGGETATSAKDVTADTTWSSSNTSVLTIAEGKITLAGEGTSTITAKYKDITATFKAVVKLPYSEIELKNDKGIVIKEIEMLVGDNPVKLAAFTKENTKTTANDISAKAEWSSSNTSVATVDKGEIKVLSAGKAVITVTYLGITQTVDVYVRAPYEALLLTPSGDQFLFMGESLNVKAEVRDAANSTPNVSSSAVWTSDNQLAATVTAGSDAAAITAKAVGTSVIKAEYRGISKSFKVTVYPTITALEADKTELEVYTEDSVSLPKVNGTKLDETKLDLSQEIEWTFTNDEIAIIKDGKLVAESAGTVDLIGKIKSENPISSRTAVREKSVVVKVTVKDKVHILLGPEDNFVVVTGEEKAVPEVKAVMENGNELDATGTMEWELTGTNAIIKTTTSGKVIKGLVKGSATLKGTYADKTISIPVTIEQKVTKIVVEPNAIELNIKGSKSIKVTAYYSNGKTGNISSSMNWGSSNEAVATVKGTSVKAVTEGTATLSGSYQGIAASVKINVVPKLMKLTVNENRLKMAPGAVQNVIVIAQYDTGKTAIVTGNAAWTSSKPSVARVSASGQIVAVSKGTASIKGKIGTKTVTVTVSVK; the protein is encoded by the coding sequence ATGACGAAAATGCTCCTCATCATGATATTGTTAGCTACTGCGGTTTTTCCGGTAAGTGTCTTTGCAGCTACCGGCGACATCAATTCAATTGAATTCGAAAGCTCAGCCAAAGTGCAGCTTACAGTTGGACAAACGCCTAAGCAACTGAAGGTATATGCGAATGTGGAAGGGTCCTCTTCCAAAAGAGATGTGACTGGTGCAGTGGTATGGAATTCTTCTAACACTAACGCTGTAAAGGTAGTAAATGGCTTACTGACTCCGATAGATAGCGGAAAGGCTATTATTACAGCTACTTATAATCATGCGCTTGCTACTGTTGAAGTAGAGGTAACACATCCGATTAAAGAATTGAAGCTTGAATATAGCTCCGAAGGGAACTATAAATTGGGTGACGAAGAGGATAAACTGTTGGTCAAGGCCAATGCGATTGGAGGCGAAACAGCGACTTCTGCTAAGGATGTAACTGCTGATACAACTTGGAGCAGCTCCAATACAAGCGTATTGACGATTGCAGAAGGTAAGATCACTCTGGCAGGTGAAGGTACTTCAACCATTACTGCCAAATACAAAGACATAACAGCAACCTTTAAAGCTGTAGTGAAATTGCCTTATTCTGAAATTGAGCTTAAAAATGATAAGGGTATCGTTATTAAGGAAATTGAAATGCTCGTTGGTGATAATCCGGTGAAATTAGCCGCTTTTACCAAAGAGAATACAAAAACGACCGCCAATGATATTTCAGCAAAAGCGGAATGGTCTTCTTCCAATACGAGTGTTGCTACTGTAGACAAGGGAGAAATCAAAGTGTTATCCGCAGGAAAAGCTGTAATTACAGTAACTTATCTGGGGATTACACAAACAGTGGATGTATATGTACGTGCTCCTTATGAGGCGTTATTGCTTACCCCATCAGGCGATCAATTCTTGTTTATGGGTGAGAGCTTGAACGTTAAAGCAGAGGTTCGAGATGCTGCAAATTCCACTCCGAATGTATCAAGCAGCGCAGTGTGGACTTCGGACAACCAGCTTGCAGCAACGGTTACTGCAGGCAGTGATGCCGCAGCAATCACTGCAAAAGCAGTGGGAACTTCGGTTATTAAAGCAGAGTACAGAGGGATTAGTAAAAGCTTCAAGGTGACAGTATATCCTACGATTACAGCGCTGGAAGCTGATAAAACAGAACTGGAAGTCTACACAGAGGATTCCGTAAGTTTGCCAAAGGTAAACGGAACCAAGCTAGATGAAACGAAGCTGGATCTCAGTCAAGAAATCGAGTGGACTTTTACCAATGATGAGATCGCCATCATCAAAGATGGTAAGCTCGTTGCTGAGTCCGCTGGTACAGTTGATCTTATCGGCAAAATAAAATCAGAGAATCCTATCTCCTCCAGAACGGCTGTACGGGAGAAAAGTGTTGTAGTGAAAGTTACAGTTAAGGATAAGGTTCATATCCTGCTTGGACCAGAGGACAACTTTGTGGTTGTTACTGGCGAAGAGAAGGCTGTTCCAGAAGTAAAAGCTGTGATGGAAAATGGGAATGAACTTGATGCTACTGGAACGATGGAATGGGAGCTTACCGGTACGAATGCGATAATCAAAACAACAACTTCCGGTAAAGTAATCAAAGGATTGGTGAAGGGTTCTGCTACATTAAAGGGAACTTATGCTGATAAGACCATCAGTATCCCAGTTACTATTGAACAAAAGGTTACTAAGATTGTTGTAGAGCCAAATGCGATTGAATTGAACATTAAAGGTTCCAAATCCATAAAGGTTACGGCTTACTACTCTAACGGTAAGACTGGGAATATCTCCAGCAGCATGAATTGGGGGTCTTCTAATGAGGCAGTTGCCACGGTTAAAGGTACATCTGTTAAAGCAGTAACAGAAGGAACAGCAACGTTATCAGGCTCTTACCAAGGGATCGCTGCTAGTGTCAAAATTAATGTAGTTCCTAAGCTAATGAAGTTGACTGTCAACGAAAATAGACTGAAGATGGCTCCGGGAGCTGTTCAGAATGTAATTGTGATTGCGCAGTATGATACGGGGAAGACAGCTATTGTTACTGGAAATGCGGCGTGGACCAGTTCTAAGCCTTCTGTAGCTAGAGTATCTGCTAGTGGTCAAATTGTAGCAGTGAGCAAAGGAACGGCATCCATTAAAGGAAAGATCGGCACCAAGACAGTGACGGTAACAGTTTCTGTGAAATAG
- a CDS encoding ECF-type riboflavin transporter substrate-binding protein produces the protein MAKQKVLSIKTIVAIGIGSALFVILGRFGSIPSGIPNTNIETTYALLALFALLYGPFAGLLIGLIGHTLKDAIFYGSPWFSWVIASGIVGLVVGLLVARIGIHDGEFGRKELIRFNLAQIVANAIAWFLVAPVLDILIYAEPANKVFTQGLIAGASNIVTVAVIGSLLAIAYAKTRTKQGSLTREA, from the coding sequence ATGGCAAAACAAAAGGTGCTATCGATCAAGACGATTGTAGCTATTGGTATCGGCTCTGCTTTATTCGTTATACTGGGCAGGTTCGGTTCAATTCCATCCGGAATTCCAAACACTAACATTGAGACTACATACGCTTTACTGGCATTGTTCGCACTGTTGTACGGTCCATTTGCTGGATTATTAATTGGTCTGATCGGACATACATTGAAGGATGCAATTTTTTATGGTTCCCCTTGGTTCAGTTGGGTAATCGCTTCTGGCATTGTTGGGCTGGTAGTTGGTTTGCTAGTGGCTAGAATTGGGATTCATGATGGAGAGTTCGGACGAAAGGAACTGATTCGTTTTAATCTCGCACAGATTGTAGCGAACGCAATCGCTTGGTTCCTGGTAGCACCTGTACTGGACATTCTAATCTATGCAGAGCCAGCGAATAAAGTATTCACACAAGGACTTATCGCCGGAGCATCCAATATAGTTACTGTGGCAGTAATTGGGTCCCTGCTAGCTATTGCGTATGCTAAGACAAGAACGAAGCAAGGAAGCTTGACCAGAGAAGCATGA
- a CDS encoding RsmE family RNA methyltransferase, protein MQRYFVTPEQFGADTVRIDGEDARHIAKVMRGKAGDKLIVSDGVSREALVEIAQIEIGEVTVNILETLEMTHEPRIKITVAQSLPKADKMETVIQKCTEIGAVSFIPFLSERTIVQYDERKESKRLDRWRKICKEAAEQAHRNIVPAVGSPLSWKQLLQTFGEYDAVYFCYEKEEGLQLRSSVAPWLSSLSPQSSGKVMVVVGPEGGFSPEECQKAEEAGALSVGLGRRILRCETAGMVAAACILYESGEMGGA, encoded by the coding sequence ATGCAGCGTTATTTCGTTACACCGGAGCAGTTTGGTGCAGATACCGTAAGAATTGACGGGGAAGATGCTCGTCATATTGCTAAGGTGATGCGCGGTAAGGCGGGAGACAAGCTTATTGTTAGCGATGGTGTTTCCCGTGAGGCGTTAGTGGAGATTGCACAGATTGAAATTGGGGAAGTCACAGTGAACATACTGGAGACCCTGGAGATGACGCATGAACCTCGAATTAAAATTACAGTGGCTCAGAGCTTGCCTAAGGCCGATAAGATGGAAACCGTTATTCAGAAGTGTACAGAGATTGGTGCTGTAAGCTTTATTCCTTTTTTGTCAGAACGCACGATAGTGCAATACGACGAACGTAAGGAAAGTAAACGACTGGATCGCTGGCGTAAAATTTGCAAGGAAGCTGCTGAACAGGCTCACCGGAATATCGTTCCGGCAGTAGGATCACCTCTTTCGTGGAAGCAGCTACTGCAGACTTTTGGAGAATATGATGCCGTTTATTTCTGCTATGAGAAAGAAGAGGGTTTACAGCTTCGAAGCAGCGTTGCTCCATGGTTATCATCGCTTTCCCCTCAGTCAAGCGGGAAAGTTATGGTTGTGGTAGGACCTGAAGGGGGCTTTAGCCCGGAAGAATGTCAGAAGGCAGAAGAAGCAGGGGCATTATCCGTTGGCCTAGGACGACGTATTCTGCGCTGTGAGACAGCGGGCATGGTTGCCGCTGCTTGTATTTTATATGAATCTGGAGAAATGGGAGGAGCTTAA
- the mtaB gene encoding tRNA (N(6)-L-threonylcarbamoyladenosine(37)-C(2))-methylthiotransferase MtaB — translation MPSVAFYTLGCKVNFYDTEAIWQLFKNEGYEQVDFEGPADVYLINTCTVTNTGDKKSRQMIRRAVRRNPEAIVAVTGCYAQTSPGEILDIPGVDLVIGNQDRDQIMTHVKNIEASRQPVNAVRNIMKTREFEELDVPGFADRTRAFMKIQDGCNNFCTFCIIPWSRGLSRSRDPKSIVAQAHQLVEAGYKEFVLTGIHTGGYGDDLDNYRLADLLWDLDKVDGLERVRISSIEASQIDEKLLEVLNRSSKMCRHLHIPLQAGHNDVLKAMRRKYTTEEYYAKMQLIRQAMPDVGITTDVIVGFPGETDEMFRAGYDFMKAINYSEMHVFPYSKRTGTPAARMDNQIDEEIKNVRVQELIDLSEEMQLAYARKFVGQTLSVIPERSAKGAPGRSIQHGFSDNYLQVFFDGEDSLQGELCQVKITEAGVNECRGELVGVSQTGLKQAVR, via the coding sequence ATGCCATCCGTAGCATTTTATACTTTAGGTTGTAAAGTGAATTTCTATGACACCGAAGCCATTTGGCAGCTATTTAAAAATGAAGGTTACGAGCAGGTTGATTTCGAGGGTCCCGCCGATGTATATCTGATCAATACTTGTACTGTAACTAATACAGGTGACAAAAAAAGTCGTCAAATGATTCGCCGTGCCGTGCGCCGTAATCCTGAGGCCATTGTGGCTGTAACAGGCTGTTACGCACAAACCTCTCCTGGTGAGATTCTGGACATTCCCGGAGTCGATCTTGTCATTGGTAACCAGGACCGCGATCAGATCATGACGCATGTGAAAAATATTGAAGCTTCGCGTCAGCCGGTCAACGCTGTGCGTAATATTATGAAGACACGTGAGTTCGAGGAGCTGGATGTGCCAGGCTTTGCGGATCGTACGCGTGCTTTTATGAAGATTCAGGATGGCTGCAACAACTTCTGCACCTTCTGCATCATTCCATGGTCACGTGGGCTGTCCCGCAGTCGCGATCCAAAAAGCATTGTAGCGCAGGCGCATCAATTGGTAGAAGCAGGGTACAAGGAATTTGTACTTACGGGTATTCATACCGGAGGTTACGGTGATGATCTTGATAATTATCGTCTAGCCGATTTGCTGTGGGATCTAGATAAGGTGGATGGACTGGAGCGGGTACGTATCAGCTCTATCGAAGCTAGTCAGATCGATGAGAAGCTGCTAGAGGTGCTGAACCGTTCCTCCAAAATGTGCCGTCATTTGCATATTCCACTGCAAGCCGGACATAATGATGTGCTTAAAGCGATGCGCCGTAAATATACGACAGAAGAATATTACGCCAAAATGCAGCTGATCCGTCAGGCGATGCCGGATGTTGGGATTACGACGGACGTTATCGTTGGATTCCCGGGCGAGACAGATGAGATGTTCCGTGCCGGATACGATTTCATGAAGGCTATTAATTACTCGGAAATGCATGTCTTCCCATATTCCAAACGGACAGGTACACCTGCTGCGCGGATGGATAACCAAATTGACGAGGAAATTAAAAATGTACGTGTGCAGGAGCTGATTGATCTATCTGAAGAGATGCAGCTAGCTTATGCCCGTAAGTTTGTAGGACAGACGCTTAGTGTGATTCCAGAAAGATCGGCTAAAGGTGCTCCGGGCCGCAGTATCCAGCATGGGTTCAGCGACAACTACTTGCAGGTGTTCTTCGATGGGGAGGATTCACTTCAAGGTGAGCTTTGTCAGGTGAAGATCACTGAAGCTGGTGTGAACGAATGCCGAGGCGAACTGGTCGGGGTTAGTCAGACTGGTCTTAAGCAGGCTGTTCGCTAA
- a CDS encoding site-2 protease family protein, with translation MDILQSFIRVDLDQLPFLLITILIAFTVHEFSHAYFANKFGDPTARLLGRMTLNPAVHFDFFGILLLLVAGFGWARPVPVNRDNFSRPRLMGVIVSAAGPISNLLLGIIGAIIYGALAATGALDNISNDRVLEAVYLFFGTFIQWNFFLFLFNLIPLPPLDGYRIVEDVAPRSIRGKLQQFEQWAVFLFLLILFIPGLRTYTIEPLSIWASEMSRTFVQLSLRIFGS, from the coding sequence ATGGATATATTGCAAAGCTTCATTCGAGTAGACTTAGATCAGCTTCCTTTTCTGCTCATTACGATTTTAATTGCTTTTACAGTACATGAATTCAGTCATGCTTATTTCGCAAATAAGTTCGGTGACCCGACCGCAAGATTACTTGGTCGCATGACACTTAACCCAGCTGTTCATTTCGATTTCTTTGGTATTTTGCTGCTGCTCGTTGCTGGCTTCGGTTGGGCACGTCCGGTTCCAGTAAACCGCGATAACTTTAGTCGGCCTCGCCTCATGGGAGTTATCGTGTCGGCTGCGGGTCCAATCAGTAACCTGCTCTTAGGGATTATAGGTGCTATAATATACGGTGCACTCGCGGCAACTGGAGCTCTAGATAATATCTCGAATGATCGTGTTCTCGAGGCTGTATATTTATTCTTTGGTACCTTTATTCAATGGAACTTCTTTTTGTTTCTGTTCAATCTTATTCCGCTGCCACCACTGGATGGCTATCGGATTGTGGAAGATGTCGCCCCACGTTCGATCCGTGGCAAACTACAACAATTTGAACAATGGGCTGTATTCCTCTTTTTATTGATTCTGTTTATTCCTGGGCTGCGGACGTATACTATTGAGCCGCTCTCAATCTGGGCTAGTGAAATGTCGAGAACATTTGTACAGCTGTCTCTAAGAATTTTTGGTAGCTAA
- a CDS encoding ABC transporter ATP-binding protein produces MKKAVIEFKDFSFQYRAQQEPTLTSINLTISEGEKVLIVGPSGSGKSTLAHCINGLIPFAYKGEMSGSLRIMGLEQKELSIAALSDQVGTVLQDPDGQFVGLTVGEDIAFSLENHAVQQAEMIERVVAAATAVDIHEYLGASPQELSGGQKQKTTLAGVLVGDVDILLFDEPLANLDPYTGTKAIELIDRVQKETGKTVIIIEHRLEEVLHRAVDRIIVINDGYVAADMPAAELLSTGLLSEVGIREPLYLTALKYAGCTITADMNPQDMNDIQLDACSSKLKLWYDNNNARQDKLGSPPILELREVSFGYERSRPVLHKLNLLINKGELVCIAGRNGAGKSTVSKLICGFYKPTFGSILMNGRDIAKDTIKERAERIGFVMQNPNHMISKTLLYDEVALGLKLGGISEELIRERVHHVLKICGLYAFRSWPISALSYGQKKRVTIASIMILEPEVIILDEPTAAQDYRHYNEMMEFLLTLREQGMTVIMITHDMHLMLEYADRAIVLSDGVKLADDSPERVLTNTDVVRNANLKETSLFTLAMKAQLDQPEEFIRRFIAYDRRSRGG; encoded by the coding sequence ATGAAAAAAGCAGTTATCGAATTTAAGGATTTCAGTTTTCAGTATCGGGCGCAGCAGGAGCCTACTCTCACAAGCATCAACTTGACAATTAGCGAAGGGGAAAAGGTGCTTATCGTGGGACCCTCGGGTTCTGGGAAAAGCACATTGGCTCATTGTATAAACGGACTCATCCCTTTTGCATATAAAGGAGAGATGTCTGGGTCCCTGCGCATTATGGGTCTGGAGCAGAAAGAACTAAGTATTGCAGCGTTGTCGGATCAGGTGGGGACTGTACTGCAGGACCCAGACGGACAGTTTGTTGGATTAACGGTTGGAGAGGACATCGCCTTCAGTCTGGAGAATCACGCGGTTCAGCAGGCTGAGATGATAGAAAGGGTAGTGGCTGCGGCAACAGCGGTGGATATCCACGAATATTTGGGAGCTTCACCTCAGGAATTATCAGGCGGACAGAAACAGAAAACGACCTTAGCTGGTGTACTGGTTGGTGATGTGGACATCCTGCTCTTTGATGAGCCTTTGGCAAACTTAGATCCATATACCGGCACAAAAGCGATTGAGCTTATTGACCGAGTGCAAAAAGAGACCGGTAAAACGGTAATTATTATTGAGCACAGATTAGAGGAAGTACTGCACCGTGCTGTGGACCGCATTATTGTGATTAATGACGGATACGTAGCGGCGGATATGCCAGCCGCTGAGCTGTTAAGCACAGGCTTGCTTTCAGAAGTAGGCATTCGGGAGCCTCTCTATTTAACAGCTCTAAAGTATGCAGGTTGTACAATTACAGCAGATATGAATCCACAGGATATGAACGATATTCAGTTGGATGCTTGTTCTAGTAAACTTAAGCTTTGGTATGATAACAATAATGCTAGGCAGGATAAGCTTGGGAGTCCACCTATCCTTGAGTTGCGAGAGGTTTCATTCGGTTATGAGAGGAGCCGACCCGTACTACATAAGCTTAATCTTCTTATTAATAAAGGAGAGCTGGTCTGTATAGCTGGGAGAAACGGTGCTGGCAAATCCACTGTATCTAAGCTCATCTGTGGATTTTATAAGCCCACCTTCGGTTCGATATTGATGAATGGAAGGGATATTGCCAAGGATACGATTAAGGAGCGGGCAGAGCGGATCGGTTTTGTGATGCAGAATCCTAACCATATGATTTCTAAAACTCTTTTATATGATGAGGTTGCTCTAGGCCTGAAATTAGGGGGGATATCAGAGGAGCTTATCCGTGAACGAGTTCATCATGTTTTGAAGATATGCGGTCTATATGCGTTTCGTAGCTGGCCGATCTCGGCGCTCAGCTATGGCCAGAAGAAGCGGGTTACTATTGCTTCTATTATGATCCTGGAGCCAGAAGTAATTATATTGGATGAACCGACCGCGGCTCAGGATTATAGACATTATAACGAAATGATGGAATTCCTTCTGACGCTGCGGGAGCAGGGGATGACGGTCATTATGATCACACATGATATGCATCTCATGCTGGAGTATGCCGATAGAGCCATAGTATTATCTGATGGAGTGAAGCTTGCTGATGACAGCCCTGAGCGAGTATTAACCAATACAGATGTAGTGAGAAATGCTAATTTGAAGGAAACCTCACTTTTTACATTGGCCATGAAGGCCCAATTGGATCAGCCCGAGGAGTTCATAAGAAGATTTATCGCATACGATAGGAGGAGCCGGGGCGGATGA
- a CDS encoding AzlC family ABC transporter permease, which produces MSIENFQLETITTPKEEDSFLKGVKDCIPTLLGYLSIGLAAGVVQKTAGLSIAEIALISLMLYAGSAQFIAAGMIAVSSSPAAIIVTIFIVNLRHILLSAALSPYFRHLTPLRNMLVGTLLTDETFGVAINQTVNKQRISEKWMHGLNITAYLNWFLANIAGAFLAQWISDPDQYGLQFALPAMFIGILVISMIDRKKIKLDLVVAILAVVIAVASSFVFSGSVGVIIATVIASTVGMVLEKWK; this is translated from the coding sequence ATGAGTATAGAGAACTTTCAACTAGAGACAATCACTACTCCAAAAGAGGAAGATAGCTTCCTTAAAGGGGTAAAAGATTGCATTCCTACATTACTCGGTTATTTAAGCATTGGACTTGCAGCAGGTGTTGTTCAAAAGACAGCCGGGCTGAGCATTGCTGAGATTGCCTTGATAAGCCTAATGCTTTATGCCGGTTCAGCTCAGTTTATAGCTGCTGGAATGATAGCCGTAAGCAGCTCGCCTGCTGCTATTATCGTTACGATATTTATCGTGAATCTTCGTCACATTTTGCTTAGTGCAGCTCTTTCACCTTATTTCCGACATCTTACCCCACTGAGGAACATGCTGGTTGGAACACTATTGACAGATGAGACCTTTGGAGTTGCTATTAATCAAACGGTGAATAAGCAACGAATCAGTGAAAAATGGATGCATGGACTCAATATCACCGCTTATTTAAATTGGTTTCTTGCGAATATAGCTGGTGCTTTTTTAGCCCAGTGGATTTCTGATCCAGATCAATACGGTCTGCAGTTTGCATTACCCGCCATGTTTATTGGTATCCTTGTCATTTCCATGATTGACCGCAAAAAAATAAAACTTGATTTGGTTGTAGCAATCCTAGCAGTAGTCATCGCTGTAGCTAGCTCCTTCGTATTCTCCGGTAGTGTAGGTGTCATTATTGCTACGGTCATTGCCTCAACAGTAGGGATGGTGCTTGAAAAATGGAAGTGA